From a single Melospiza georgiana isolate bMelGeo1 chromosome 5, bMelGeo1.pri, whole genome shotgun sequence genomic region:
- the NDNF gene encoding protein NDNF, with translation MLLLRCPLPLLLLLLPLGSRPQKLPTRDEELFQMQIRDKAFFHDSSVIPDGAEISSYLFRDTPKRYFFVVEEDNTPLAVTVTPCDAPLEWKLSVQELPEEASGEGSGDPEPLEQQKQQITNEEGTELFSYKGNDVEYFVSSSSPSGLYQLDLLSTEKDTHFKVYATTTPESDQPYPELPYDPRIDVTSLGRTTVTLAWKPSPTASLLRQPIQYCIVINKEHNFKSLCAVEAKLSSDDAFMMAPKPGLDFSPFDFAHFGFPADNNSGKERGFLKSSKFGRQTSPKPRVDLHRVCIGNKNIFTVSDLKPDTQYYFDMFAVNTNTNMSTAYVGTFARTKEEAKQKTVELKDGKVTDVFIKRKGAKFLRFAPVSSHQKVTFSVHSCLDAVQIQVRRDGKLLLSQSVEGVRQFQLRGKAKAKYLIRLKGSKKGASMLKILATSRPNKQAFPSLPEDTRIKAFDKLRTCSSVTVAWLGTQERNKFCIYKREVDDNYNEEQKKREQNQCLGPDARKKSEKVLCKYFHSQNIQKAVTTETIRGLQPGKSYLLDVYVIGHGGHSVKYQSKLVKTRKFC, from the exons atgctcctgCTGCGCTGCCCGCTGccgctcctgctgctgctgctgccgctgggCTCCAGGCCCCAGAAGCTGCCCACCAGGGATGAGGAGCTCTTCCAGATGCAGATCCGGGACAAGGCGTTCTTCCACGACTCCTCAGTCATCCCTGACGGGGCTGAAATCAGCAGCTACCTCTTCCGAGACACCCCCAAAAG GTATTTCTTCGTGGTTGAAGAGGACAACACTCCCCtagcagtgacagtgacaccgTGTGATGCCCCTCTGGAGTGGAAACTGAGTGTGCAGGAGCTCCCAGAGGAAGCCAGTGGGGAAGGATCAG GTGACCCAGAGCCCCTTGAGCAACAGAAGCAGCAGATTACCAACGAGGAAGGCACGGAGCTCTTCTCCTACAAAGGCAATGATGTGGAGTACTTTGTGTCCTCCAGTTCCCCCTCTGGGCTGTACCAGCTGGATCTGCTGTCCACAGAGAAAGACACCCATTTTAAAGTGTATGCAACCACAACTCCAGAGTCAGACCAGCCTTATCCTGAGTTACCTTACGATCCCAGAATCGATGTCACCTCCCTGGGACGTACAACGGTGACACTGGCATGGAAGCCGAGCCCCACGGCCTCCTTACTGAGACAGCCCATCCAGTACTGCATCGTCATCAACAAAGAGCACAACTTCAAAAgcctctgtgctgtggaagcCAAGCTCAGCTCTGATGATGCCTTCATGATGGCTCCAAAGCCAGGTCTGGATTTCAGTCCCTTTGACTTTGCCCATTTTGGCTTCCCTGCAGACAACAACTCTGGCAAAGAACGTGGTTTCCTAAAATCGTCCAAGTTTGGGCGGCAAACGTCCCCAAAGCCGAGAGTTGACCTGCACAGAGTTTGTATTGGGAACAAGAACATCTTCACCGTGTCTGACCTGAAGCCAGACACGCAGTACTACTTTGACATGTTTGCAGTGAACACCAACACCAACATGAGCACCGCCTATGTCGGCACCTTTGCCAGGACCAAGGAGGAGGCGAAGCAGAAAACAGTCGAGCTGAAGGACGGCAAAGTTACAGATGTGTTCATCAAAAGAAAGGGAGCCAAATTTCTACGTTTTGCCCCTGTTTCATCTCACCAAAAAGTCACCTTTTCAGTtcattcctgcctggatgctGTTCAGATCCAAGTTAGGAGGGATGGAAAACTCCTCTTGTCTCAAAGCGTGGAGGGCGTGCGGCAGTTCCAGCTCCgggggaaagcaaaagccaagTACCTGATCAGGCTGAAGGGCAGCAAGAAAGGTGCTTCCATGCTGAAGATCCTGGCTACAAGCAGGCCTAACAAGCaggccttcccttcccttcctgaagaCACGCGTATCAAAGCCTTTGACAAGCTCCGCACGTGCTCCTCGGTCACCGTGGCGTGGCTGGGCACGCAGGAGAGGAACAAATTCTGCATCTACAAGAGGGAGGTGGATGACAATTACAACGAAGAGCAGAAGAAGAGAGAGCAGAACCAGTGCTTGGGCCCAGACGCAAGGAAGAAGTCGGAGAAGGTTCTGTGTAAATACTTCCACAGCCAGAACATCCAGAAGGCAGTGACCACAGAGACAATCAGAGGCCTGCAGCCTGGCAAGTCCTACCTGCTGGATGTTTATGTCATAGGGCACGGTGGGCACTCGGTGAAATACCAGAGCAAACTGGTGAAAACCAGGAAGTTCTGTTAG